Proteins encoded in a region of the Nonomuraea helvata genome:
- the rpoZ gene encoding DNA-directed RNA polymerase subunit omega produces MAGTTPAAEGITNPPIDALLDIVDSKYSLVIMGAKRARQINAYYSQLGEGLLEYVGPLVETHAQEKPLSIALREVSEGLLNAEPIEGAV; encoded by the coding sequence GTGGCAGGCACCACCCCGGCCGCGGAGGGCATCACCAACCCGCCGATCGACGCGCTGCTCGACATCGTCGACAGCAAATACTCCCTGGTGATCATGGGTGCCAAGCGCGCCCGCCAGATCAATGCCTACTACTCCCAGCTCGGCGAGGGCCTGCTCGAGTACGTCGGGCCGCTGGTCGAGACGCACGCGCAGGAGAAGCCGCTGTCCATCGCGCTGCGCGAGGTCTCCGAGGGTCTCCTCAACGCCGAGCCGATCGAAGGCGCGGTCTGA
- the mihF gene encoding integration host factor, actinobacterial type — MALPPLTPEQRAAALEKAAKARKERAEVKNRLKHGAVSLAEVLKDGQTDDVIGKMKVSALLESLPGVGKVRAKQLMERLAIAESRRVRGLGANQRASLEREFGGNES; from the coding sequence GTGGCTCTTCCTCCACTGACCCCTGAGCAGCGCGCCGCAGCCCTGGAGAAGGCTGCCAAGGCCCGTAAAGAGCGTGCCGAGGTCAAGAACCGGCTCAAGCATGGCGCGGTTTCTCTGGCTGAGGTGCTCAAGGATGGGCAGACCGATGACGTCATCGGAAAGATGAAGGTCTCGGCCCTGTTGGAATCGCTCCCCGGCGTGGGCAAGGTCCGCGCCAAGCAGCTCATGGAGCGGCTTGCCATCGCCGAGTCCCGCCGCGTGCGGGGTCTCGGCGCGAACCAGAGGGCCTCCCTCGAGCGCGAGTTCGGTGGCAACGAGAGCTAA
- the pyrF gene encoding orotidine-5'-phosphate decarboxylase, whose translation MTPAPIAVALDAPDLETAARWAALVTPHVSTVKVGLELYLRYGPDVIASVRGASGVQVFLDLKLHDIPNTVAGASRAVSRLRPAILTVHAAGGPAMIRAAVEAADPHTRIAAVTILTSLSEDDLGRIGLVGPADDAVRRLAALSVESGATALVCSPNEVSAVRAEVGEGIALITPGVRPAGADTQDQARVATPEQALADGADLLVIGRPITGSPDPGAAAASIAASLRRAS comes from the coding sequence CTGACTCCCGCGCCCATCGCCGTCGCCCTGGACGCCCCTGACCTGGAGACCGCCGCTCGGTGGGCGGCGCTGGTGACACCGCACGTCAGCACGGTCAAGGTGGGTCTGGAGCTCTACCTCCGCTACGGCCCCGACGTGATCGCCTCCGTCCGGGGGGCCAGCGGCGTGCAGGTGTTCCTCGACCTCAAGCTCCACGACATCCCGAACACCGTCGCCGGCGCCTCCCGCGCCGTGTCCCGGCTGCGCCCGGCGATCCTCACCGTGCACGCCGCCGGCGGCCCGGCCATGATCCGCGCCGCCGTGGAGGCCGCGGACCCGCACACCAGGATCGCCGCAGTGACGATCCTGACCTCACTGAGCGAGGACGACCTGGGCCGCATCGGGCTCGTGGGGCCCGCCGACGACGCCGTACGCCGCCTGGCCGCGCTGTCGGTGGAGTCGGGGGCCACGGCACTGGTGTGCTCGCCCAACGAGGTCTCCGCGGTGCGGGCGGAGGTGGGGGAGGGGATCGCTCTCATCACGCCCGGAGTGCGGCCCGCCGGGGCCGACACGCAGGACCAGGCGCGGGTGGCCACGCCCGAACAGGCACTCGCCGACGGCGCCGACCTCCTCGTCATCGGCCGCCCCATCACCGGCTCCCCGGATCCGGGCGCGGCCGCGGCCTCCATCGCGGCGTCCCTCCGGCGCGCGTCGTGA
- a CDS encoding dihydroorotate dehydrogenase: MSVDMRTFLAHVELANPITTAAGCAASGRELAQFFDLHRLGALTTRSITMAPRAGRPTPRMAETPSGLLNAVGLQGPGIDAFLERELPWLAQRGIKTIVSIGGGTVAEYSELARRLADAPGVTALEVNLSCPNMEDRGRVFAREGSAAAEVIASVRSIMRYDVPVVAKLAPDVADIVSVARACVDAGADALSMINNPLGMAIDTEALRPSLAAVTGGLSGPAILPLAVRCVWQVHAALPGVPLIGIGGVMSGRDAFQLVLAGACVVGVGTALFHDPYACLRIERELEDLLRARGFQRLADAVGLAHRPPGSAPRHLLVDSEESTP; this comes from the coding sequence ATGTCAGTTGATATGCGGACATTTCTGGCGCACGTGGAGCTGGCGAACCCGATCACCACGGCTGCCGGATGCGCCGCCTCCGGGCGGGAGCTCGCCCAGTTCTTCGACCTGCACCGGCTCGGGGCGTTGACCACCCGCTCGATCACCATGGCGCCCAGGGCGGGGCGGCCCACGCCGCGCATGGCCGAGACTCCCTCGGGCCTGCTGAACGCCGTCGGGCTGCAGGGCCCGGGCATCGACGCGTTCCTGGAGCGCGAGCTGCCCTGGCTGGCCCAGCGGGGCATCAAGACCATCGTCTCGATCGGCGGCGGCACCGTCGCCGAATACTCCGAGCTGGCCCGCAGGCTCGCCGACGCGCCCGGGGTCACCGCACTGGAGGTCAACCTCTCCTGCCCGAACATGGAGGACCGCGGCCGCGTCTTCGCCCGCGAGGGCAGCGCGGCGGCCGAGGTCATCGCCTCGGTGCGCTCCATCATGCGCTACGACGTGCCGGTCGTGGCCAAGCTCGCGCCCGACGTGGCCGACATCGTGTCGGTCGCCCGCGCCTGCGTGGACGCCGGGGCGGACGCGCTGTCCATGATCAACAATCCGCTCGGCATGGCCATCGACACCGAGGCGCTGCGGCCCTCGCTCGCCGCCGTCACCGGGGGGCTGTCGGGGCCCGCCATCCTGCCGCTGGCCGTACGGTGCGTGTGGCAGGTCCACGCGGCGCTCCCGGGGGTGCCGCTGATCGGCATCGGCGGCGTGATGAGCGGCAGGGACGCCTTTCAGCTCGTCCTGGCGGGCGCCTGCGTGGTCGGAGTGGGCACGGCGCTGTTCCACGACCCCTACGCCTGCCTGCGCATCGAACGCGAGCTGGAGGACCTGCTGAGGGCCCGCGGCTTCCAGCGCCTGGCCGACGCCGTGGGTCTGGCCCACCGCCCGCCGGGGAGCGCCCCCCGCCACCTGCTCGTCGACTCCGAAGAGAGCACCCCGTGA
- the carB gene encoding carbamoyl-phosphate synthase large subunit, with the protein MPKREDIRSVLVIGSGPIVIGQACEFDYSGTQACRVLRAEGFRVILVNSNPATIMTDPEFADATYVEPITPEFVEKIIAKERPDALLPTLGGQTALNTAVALHESGVLEKYEVELIGADFDAIQAGENRERFKEIVAKVAREHGLNAESARSAICHTMDECLAAAEELGYPVVIRPSFTMGGAGSGFAYDEADLRRIGGAGLDASPTTEVLLEESILGWKEYELEVMRDKNDNVVIVCSIENIDPMGVHTGDSVTVAPALTLTDREYQNMRDVAIAVIREVGVDTGGCNIQFAVDPRTGRMIVIEMNPRVSRSSALASKATGFPIAKIAAKLAIGYTLDEIPNDITKETPASFEPTLDYIVVKVPRFAFEKFRGADQTLTTHMKSVGEAMAIGRSFPEALQKALRSLEKKDSSFSWAGDVADKSALLEACRTPHDGRLRTMQQAIRAGATPEELFEATNVDPWFVDQLFLLHEEAEAVAAAPELTAEVLERAKRHGFSDAQLGEIRGIDEARVRDLRHALGLRPVYNTVDTCAAEFAAKTPYLYSTYDEETEVPYGEREKVIILGSGPNRIGQGIEFDYACVHASFELARAGFETVMVNCNPETVSTDYDTSGRLYFEPLTLEDVLEVVHAEQQTGPVAGVIVQLGGQTPLGLAQALKDAGVPVVGTSPESIHLAEERGAFGRVLAEAGLPAPKHGTALTVAEAREIAEEIGYPVLVRPSYVLGGAGMAIVYDEDTLTTYMAAQEGGHPVLVDKFLDEAIEIDVDALYDGSELYLGGVMEHIEEAGIHSGDSACALPPITLGSHDIKRIRAATEAIARGVGVRGLLNVQYAMSAGVLYVLEANPRASRTVPFVSKATAVPLAKAAARVMLGASIASLREEGMLPATGDGGTLPLDASIAVKEAVLPFNRFRGVDIVLGPEMRSTGEVMGIDAHFGIAYAKSQAGAYGRLPIKGRAFVSVANRDKRAMIFPVKALADLGFEILATEGTAEVLRRNGVHAKIVRKHSERTGPGGEPTSVQAILDGEVDLIINTPFGSPGQSGPRLDGYEIRTAAVLRGIPCITTVSGLAAAAAGIQAIVRGDVGVRSLQEHAQALRG; encoded by the coding sequence GTGCCCAAGCGTGAGGACATCAGGTCCGTCCTGGTGATCGGCTCCGGGCCGATCGTGATCGGCCAGGCGTGCGAGTTCGACTACTCGGGCACCCAGGCGTGCCGCGTGCTGCGGGCCGAGGGCTTCCGGGTCATCCTGGTCAACAGCAACCCGGCGACGATCATGACGGACCCGGAGTTCGCCGACGCCACGTACGTGGAGCCCATCACCCCCGAGTTCGTCGAGAAGATCATCGCCAAGGAGCGGCCGGACGCGCTGCTGCCGACGCTCGGCGGGCAGACCGCGCTCAACACCGCGGTCGCACTGCACGAGTCCGGCGTGCTGGAGAAATACGAGGTCGAGCTGATCGGCGCGGACTTCGACGCGATCCAGGCAGGGGAGAACCGCGAGCGGTTCAAGGAGATCGTCGCCAAGGTCGCCCGCGAGCACGGGCTCAACGCCGAGTCGGCCAGGTCGGCCATCTGCCACACGATGGACGAGTGCCTGGCCGCCGCCGAGGAGCTGGGCTACCCGGTCGTGATCCGGCCATCGTTCACGATGGGCGGCGCCGGTTCCGGGTTCGCCTACGACGAGGCCGACCTGCGCCGCATCGGCGGCGCGGGGCTCGACGCCTCTCCGACCACCGAGGTGCTCCTGGAGGAGTCGATCCTCGGCTGGAAGGAGTACGAGCTCGAGGTCATGCGCGACAAGAACGACAACGTCGTCATCGTCTGCTCCATCGAGAACATCGACCCGATGGGCGTGCACACCGGCGACAGCGTCACCGTCGCGCCCGCGCTGACCCTGACCGACCGCGAATACCAGAACATGCGCGACGTCGCCATCGCGGTCATCCGCGAGGTCGGCGTCGACACCGGCGGCTGCAACATCCAGTTCGCGGTGGACCCGCGCACCGGGCGCATGATCGTCATCGAGATGAACCCGCGCGTGTCGCGCTCCTCGGCGCTGGCCTCGAAGGCCACCGGCTTCCCGATCGCGAAGATCGCGGCCAAGCTGGCCATCGGCTACACGCTCGACGAGATCCCCAACGACATCACCAAGGAGACCCCGGCCTCCTTCGAGCCGACGCTCGACTACATCGTGGTGAAGGTGCCGAGGTTCGCGTTCGAGAAGTTCAGGGGCGCCGACCAGACGCTCACCACGCACATGAAGTCCGTGGGCGAGGCCATGGCCATCGGCCGCTCCTTCCCCGAGGCCCTGCAGAAGGCGCTGCGATCGCTGGAGAAGAAGGACTCGTCCTTCAGCTGGGCCGGCGACGTTGCGGATAAATCCGCATTGCTGGAGGCGTGCCGCACCCCGCACGACGGGCGGCTGCGCACCATGCAGCAGGCCATCAGGGCGGGCGCCACGCCCGAGGAGCTCTTCGAGGCGACCAACGTCGATCCCTGGTTCGTCGACCAGCTCTTCCTGCTCCACGAGGAGGCCGAGGCGGTCGCCGCCGCGCCCGAGCTGACCGCCGAGGTGCTCGAGCGGGCCAAGCGCCACGGCTTCAGCGACGCGCAGCTCGGCGAGATCCGCGGCATCGACGAGGCCAGGGTGCGCGACCTGCGCCACGCCCTGGGGCTGCGGCCGGTCTACAACACCGTCGACACGTGCGCGGCCGAGTTCGCCGCGAAGACGCCGTACCTCTACTCGACCTACGACGAGGAGACCGAGGTCCCCTACGGCGAGCGCGAGAAGGTCATCATCCTGGGCTCCGGGCCCAACCGCATCGGCCAGGGCATCGAGTTCGACTACGCGTGCGTGCACGCCTCGTTCGAGCTGGCCAGGGCCGGGTTCGAGACCGTCATGGTCAACTGCAACCCCGAGACCGTCTCGACCGACTACGACACCTCCGGCCGGCTCTACTTCGAGCCGCTGACGCTGGAGGACGTCCTCGAGGTCGTGCACGCCGAGCAGCAGACGGGCCCGGTGGCGGGCGTGATCGTGCAGCTCGGCGGCCAGACGCCGCTGGGGCTCGCGCAGGCGCTCAAGGACGCGGGCGTGCCCGTGGTCGGCACCTCGCCCGAGTCGATCCACCTGGCCGAGGAGCGCGGCGCGTTCGGGCGGGTGCTGGCCGAGGCGGGCCTGCCCGCGCCCAAGCACGGCACCGCGCTCACCGTGGCCGAGGCGCGGGAGATCGCCGAGGAGATCGGCTACCCCGTGCTCGTCCGCCCGTCCTACGTGCTCGGCGGCGCCGGCATGGCCATCGTGTACGACGAGGACACGCTGACGACGTACATGGCGGCCCAGGAGGGCGGCCACCCGGTGCTGGTGGACAAGTTCCTGGACGAGGCCATCGAGATCGACGTCGACGCCCTGTACGACGGGTCGGAGCTCTATCTCGGCGGCGTCATGGAGCACATCGAGGAGGCGGGGATCCACTCCGGTGACTCGGCGTGCGCGCTGCCGCCCATCACGCTCGGCAGCCACGACATCAAGCGCATCCGCGCCGCCACCGAGGCCATCGCCCGGGGCGTGGGCGTGCGCGGGCTGCTGAACGTCCAGTACGCGATGTCGGCCGGCGTCCTGTACGTCCTGGAGGCGAACCCGCGCGCCAGCCGTACCGTGCCATTCGTGTCCAAGGCCACCGCGGTGCCGCTGGCCAAGGCGGCGGCCCGGGTGATGCTCGGCGCGTCGATCGCCTCGCTGCGCGAGGAGGGCATGCTGCCCGCGACCGGCGACGGCGGGACGCTGCCTCTCGACGCCTCCATCGCGGTCAAGGAGGCGGTGCTGCCGTTCAACCGGTTCAGGGGCGTCGACATCGTGCTGGGGCCGGAGATGCGCTCCACGGGCGAGGTCATGGGCATCGACGCGCACTTCGGGATCGCGTACGCCAAGTCGCAGGCGGGCGCCTACGGCCGGCTCCCGATCAAGGGACGCGCGTTCGTATCCGTGGCCAACAGGGACAAGCGTGCGATGATCTTTCCTGTGAAGGCGCTGGCGGATCTCGGATTCGAGATCCTGGCTACGGAGGGCACCGCCGAGGTGCTGCGCCGTAACGGCGTCCATGCCAAGATCGTGCGAAAGCACAGCGAGAGGACGGGTCCCGGAGGTGAGCCCACGAGCGTGCAGGCCATTCTCGACGGCGAGGTCGACCTGATCATCAACACGCCCTTCGGCAGCCCTGGGCAGTCCGGCCCGCGGCTCGACGGCTACGAGATCCGCACCGCCGCGGTGCTGCGCGGCATCCCGTGCATCACCACGGTCTCGGGGCTCGCGGCCGCGGCGGCGGGCATCCAGGCGATCGTGCGCGGCGATGTCGGCGTACGGTCCCTGCAGGAGCACGCGCAGGCACTACGGGGCTGA
- the carA gene encoding glutamine-hydrolyzing carbamoyl-phosphate synthase small subunit — protein sequence MNTSVLVLEDGRVFHGTPYGAEGETFGEMVFNTGMTGYQETLTDPSYHRQIVAMTAPHIGNTGVNDEDPESKRVWVAGYVVREPSRVVSNWRANRSLDDYLKEQGVVGIAISGTRALTRHLRERGAMRAGIFSAPTEPVEELVERVRQSPRMEGADLAAEVATAEPYVVPAIGEKRFTVAAVDLGIKGMTPHRMAERGCEVHVLSATATYEQIMAVDPDGVFFSNGPGDPATADVSALRGVLEAKVPFFGICFGNQLFGRALGLSTYKLRYGHRGVNQPVQDVRTGKVEISAHNHGFAVEAPLDGPFDTPYGQAEVSHVNLNDRCVEGLRLLDGRAFSVQYHPEAAAGPHDAAYLFDEFCEVMSRAQA from the coding sequence TTGAACACATCGGTGCTCGTCCTGGAAGACGGCCGCGTCTTCCACGGGACCCCGTACGGCGCCGAGGGCGAGACGTTCGGCGAGATGGTCTTCAACACCGGCATGACCGGCTACCAGGAGACCCTCACGGATCCGTCCTACCATCGGCAGATCGTCGCCATGACGGCGCCCCACATCGGCAACACAGGCGTCAACGACGAGGACCCGGAGTCGAAGCGCGTCTGGGTCGCGGGCTACGTCGTGCGCGAGCCGTCCCGCGTCGTCTCCAACTGGCGGGCCAACCGCTCGCTGGACGACTACCTCAAGGAGCAGGGCGTCGTCGGGATCGCCATCTCCGGCACCCGCGCGCTCACCCGCCACCTGCGCGAGCGCGGCGCCATGCGCGCCGGCATCTTCAGCGCGCCCACCGAGCCGGTCGAGGAGCTGGTCGAGCGGGTGCGTCAGTCGCCCCGCATGGAGGGCGCCGACCTGGCCGCCGAGGTGGCCACCGCCGAGCCCTACGTCGTGCCCGCCATCGGCGAGAAGAGGTTCACGGTCGCGGCCGTGGACCTCGGCATCAAGGGCATGACGCCGCACCGGATGGCCGAACGCGGCTGCGAGGTGCACGTGCTGTCCGCGACGGCCACGTACGAGCAGATCATGGCGGTCGATCCGGACGGCGTGTTCTTCTCCAACGGGCCCGGCGACCCCGCCACGGCGGACGTCTCGGCGCTGCGGGGCGTCCTTGAGGCGAAGGTCCCGTTCTTCGGGATCTGCTTCGGCAACCAGCTCTTCGGGCGGGCCCTGGGCCTTTCCACCTACAAGCTGCGCTACGGGCACCGGGGCGTCAACCAGCCCGTCCAGGACGTGCGCACGGGGAAGGTGGAGATCTCGGCGCACAACCACGGGTTCGCCGTGGAGGCGCCGCTCGACGGGCCGTTCGACACCCCGTACGGCCAGGCCGAGGTCAGCCACGTCAATCTCAACGACCGCTGCGTGGAAGGGCTGCGCCTGCTCGACGGCCGCGCCTTCAGTGTGCAGTACCACCCGGAGGCCGCCGCGGGCCCCCACGACGCGGCCTATCTCTTCGACGAGTTCTGTGAGGTCATGAGCCGTGCCCAAGCGTGA
- the coaBC gene encoding bifunctional phosphopantothenoylcysteine decarboxylase/phosphopantothenate--cysteine ligase CoaBC: MKVVLGVSGGIAAYKACELLRLFTESGHEVRVVPTREALKFVGAPTWAALSGNPVSAEVWDDVHEVPHVRIGKQADLVVVAPATADVLARAAHGLAGDLLTNTLLTATCPVVFAPAMHTEMWQHPATRANVATLRERGAVVIDPAVGRLTGADTGPGRLPDPAEIFQLCLRVLRGRPLDLTGRKVVISAGGTREAIDPVRYIGNRSSGLQGYALARTAAARGAEVTLVAANVALSDPAGAKVVRVESAAEMREAVLSAAADADVVVMAAAVADFRPATRHDTKIKKTDGEPEPIFLTKNPDILAELGTLRRDARTAQVRSGDGTPPLPPSPSLPPEPASLGVATPQSPPSGVTSPEPGDSRPGGGGLEVASRRGLRAYPEVIVGFAAETDDVLANGQAKLARKGCDLLVVNQVGEGLAFGTPDNAATVLVAGGEPVEVPFGPKEDVADAVWDLVAARLS; this comes from the coding sequence ATGAAGGTCGTCCTGGGCGTCAGCGGCGGCATCGCCGCGTACAAGGCCTGCGAGCTGCTGCGCCTGTTCACCGAGTCCGGGCACGAGGTGCGGGTCGTCCCGACCCGCGAGGCGCTCAAGTTCGTGGGCGCGCCCACCTGGGCCGCCCTGTCGGGCAACCCCGTGTCGGCAGAGGTGTGGGACGACGTTCACGAGGTGCCCCACGTGCGGATCGGCAAGCAGGCCGACCTCGTCGTGGTGGCGCCCGCGACCGCCGACGTGCTCGCGAGAGCGGCCCACGGGCTGGCCGGCGATCTGCTCACCAACACGCTGCTGACGGCCACCTGCCCCGTGGTGTTCGCGCCCGCGATGCACACGGAGATGTGGCAGCACCCCGCCACCCGCGCCAATGTCGCGACGCTGCGCGAGCGGGGCGCCGTCGTGATCGACCCCGCCGTGGGCCGCCTCACCGGCGCCGACACCGGCCCCGGCCGGCTGCCCGACCCGGCCGAGATCTTCCAGCTCTGCCTGCGCGTGCTGCGCGGCCGCCCGCTCGACCTGACCGGGCGCAAGGTCGTGATCTCCGCCGGCGGCACCCGCGAGGCGATCGACCCCGTCCGCTACATCGGCAACCGCTCCTCGGGGCTGCAGGGGTACGCGCTGGCCCGCACGGCCGCCGCCCGGGGCGCCGAGGTGACCCTGGTGGCGGCGAACGTGGCCCTGTCCGACCCCGCCGGGGCCAAGGTCGTCCGGGTGGAGTCGGCGGCCGAGATGCGCGAGGCGGTGCTCTCCGCCGCCGCCGACGCCGACGTGGTCGTCATGGCCGCCGCGGTGGCCGACTTCCGGCCTGCGACGCGGCACGACACGAAGATCAAGAAGACGGACGGCGAGCCTGAGCCGATCTTTCTGACGAAGAATCCCGACATCCTCGCCGAGCTCGGCACACTCCGCCGCGACGCCCGCACGGCGCAAGTGCGTTCCGGCGATGGAACGCCGCCTCTTCCGCCCTCGCCGTCGCTACCTCCGGAACCCGCGAGCCTCGGAGTCGCGACGCCGCAGTCGCCGCCTTCAGGAGTCACGTCGCCGGAACCGGGTGACTCGAGGCCGGGTGGTGGCGGGCTTGAGGTCGCGTCGCGCCGAGGGCTCAGGGCGTACCCGGAAGTGATCGTCGGGTTCGCGGCCGAGACGGACGACGTGCTCGCCAACGGGCAGGCCAAGCTCGCCCGCAAGGGCTGTGATCTGCTGGTCGTCAACCAGGTGGGGGAGGGGCTCGCCTTCGGGACCCCCGACAACGCGGCCACCGTGCTCGTCGCGGGCGGCGAGCCGGTCGAGGTGCCGTTCGGGCCCAAGGAGGACGTCGCCGACGCCGTGTGGGACCTGGTCGCCGCCCGCCTCTCCTGA
- the gmk gene encoding guanylate kinase, with protein MPLSERRLTVLSGPSGVGKSTVVAELRQAHPEVWLSVSVTTRRPRPGEVNGVHYFFVDGEEFDRLVAAGELLEWAEFAGNRYGTPREPVLKKLADGVPTLLEIDLEGARQVRRSMPEALLVFLAPPSWEELEKRLRGRGTEPEDVIARRLDAGRIEMAAEPEFDLSLVNTNVQDVCSRLIALMTDPQGVTTTTNREV; from the coding sequence TTGCCCTTGAGCGAACGGCGGCTGACGGTCCTTTCAGGGCCGTCGGGCGTCGGCAAGTCCACGGTCGTCGCCGAGCTCCGGCAGGCACACCCCGAGGTGTGGCTGTCGGTCTCGGTGACCACCAGGAGGCCCCGGCCCGGTGAGGTGAACGGGGTCCACTACTTCTTCGTCGACGGCGAGGAGTTCGACCGGCTCGTGGCGGCCGGCGAGCTGCTCGAGTGGGCGGAGTTCGCGGGAAACCGCTACGGCACGCCGCGCGAGCCGGTGCTGAAGAAGCTCGCCGACGGCGTACCGACGCTGCTCGAGATCGACCTCGAAGGCGCCAGGCAGGTGCGCAGGAGCATGCCTGAGGCGCTGCTGGTGTTCCTGGCCCCGCCCTCGTGGGAGGAGCTGGAGAAGCGGCTGCGCGGCCGCGGCACCGAGCCGGAGGACGTCATCGCGCGCCGCCTCGACGCGGGGCGGATCGAGATGGCGGCGGAGCCGGAGTTCGACCTGAGCCTCGTGAACACGAACGTCCAAGACGTGTGCTCTCGGCTGATAGCCTTGATGACTGACCCTCAGGGGGTCACGACAACCACCAACCGAGAGGTCTGA
- a CDS encoding dihydroorotate dehydrogenase electron transfer subunit, giving the protein MAGTPVQVTGTVLTTRRVDAYHALTVVAPGIAERYRPGHFVSVAVGGAYTSMVTRRALSIHDVKADYGGTVELVFTASGPGTSWLAERRARDTLDLVGPLGRPFPLPRDPAHCVLVGSEYGSAVLFPLADALLARGCRVDFVLGGAGAERVFGAMRARRIAETTTLTTEDGSLGLRGKVTDALPSVIADTRADAVYACAPMETLRAVTAVGMEFDIPVQVAVEESMACGIGVCMTCVLPVIGDDGVTRMVRACAEGPVFRGERVRFEDVGTIPFDALGAPGGGARHVS; this is encoded by the coding sequence CTGGCCGGCACTCCGGTGCAGGTGACGGGCACGGTGCTGACGACGCGCCGGGTCGACGCCTACCATGCGCTGACGGTGGTGGCGCCCGGCATAGCCGAGCGCTACCGCCCCGGTCACTTCGTCTCCGTCGCGGTCGGCGGGGCTTACACGTCGATGGTGACGCGCCGGGCGCTGTCCATCCACGACGTCAAGGCCGACTACGGCGGCACGGTCGAGCTGGTCTTCACCGCCTCGGGCCCCGGCACGTCCTGGCTGGCCGAGCGGCGCGCCCGCGACACGCTCGACCTGGTCGGGCCGCTCGGCCGCCCTTTTCCGCTGCCGCGTGACCCCGCGCACTGCGTGCTGGTCGGCTCCGAGTACGGCTCCGCCGTGCTGTTCCCGCTGGCCGACGCGCTGCTCGCGCGGGGCTGCCGGGTCGACTTCGTGCTGGGCGGAGCCGGGGCCGAGCGGGTGTTCGGCGCCATGCGGGCCCGCAGGATCGCCGAGACCACCACGCTGACCACCGAGGACGGCTCGCTCGGGCTACGCGGGAAGGTCACCGACGCGCTACCCTCGGTGATCGCCGACACGCGGGCCGACGCGGTCTACGCCTGCGCGCCCATGGAGACGCTGCGGGCCGTGACGGCGGTGGGGATGGAGTTCGACATTCCGGTGCAGGTGGCCGTCGAGGAGTCGATGGCCTGCGGCATCGGGGTGTGCATGACGTGCGTGCTGCCCGTCATCGGTGACGACGGAGTGACCAGGATGGTGCGGGCGTGCGCCGAAGGGCCGGTGTTCCGGGGAGAGCGAGTGCGTTTCGAGGACGTGGGAACGATCCCGTTCGACGCGCTCGGCGCCCCCGGAGGCGGTGCACGACATGTCAGTTGA